In the Platichthys flesus chromosome 14, fPlaFle2.1, whole genome shotgun sequence genome, TTGATCTTTTCTAACGCTGATGATGAAGCTGAAGCTTTGTGTGCGTCTCACCGACAGGTTGTTGATCCGCATGCGGCTGATGGTTCGGCGGTAGTAGCTGAAGTCGTTCTGGATGGCAGGGTTGGTCATctgaaacagagacagaagaggatgTGGGATGGTGTGAAGCTGGGGTGTGGGGTCACAGGGGTCACAGGGGTCACAGGGGTCACAGGGGCCGACCTTGAGCTCGTCGAAGCGCAGCGTGAAGTGCATGATGTGAGCGAACTGACGAGCCAGAGCCTGCTTCTGCTCCAGATGTTGAGTGGGAGTGGAGCCCGAGCTGGTGAGGACGTCCAGGAGACACTGCAAACTGGACTCTGACACAAGGGAACACAATCCACTCAACGTGTGgcagagacatgaagacaacaGCAGCTGATTTCTCTAGAGGGGACAGTTCAGCTGACTTAACAAATATAATGAAAaacggctgcagctgcagatctTGGTGTAAATTCACCACTTCCTGAACTCTGTCCTGATGGTGGCACTagagagctcagtgtgtgtctgcaagcaGCTTATGAGAACATGGGAACATGATGTTGTATCCTGAGTGAGGGACTGATCACCACACCAGGACTGATGGGTTCAGGTTCTCACCGAGCTTATGGGAAAACTCATAGAAGCTTTTCAGTTTAGCGACCAGAGGAACCACGGCTGACCACGCCTTCTCCTGCACACGCTCCACACCAGGACTCTGGatggcctgcacacacacacacacacacacacaaacacacacacagacacacacaaagtcaagagCACagcctgtaaataaagatggacgacatgacagcccTCAAAAGTGAATCCGAAACATTTTTtttcgccccctggtgtctggctgcagtaaaggtcataaactcctcctccaggttagcagatgggacatggaccagacTGAACTATCAAAGtagactttaaataaatgtttaaagatgtttctctcacttcaggtcgttctcctctctctgatgtttcagtgtttctgatcagtttggttttatcagttatttgatgatataaaaacaggctgagacgtgatgattgacagctgacactgactcctgattggtcatgagtgtgtgttggcgGGACCTGGAGACCACTGCTCCTCTCTAGGATCTCTACTGAACAGCCTCTGACTGTGAATGACGTTCTGCACCAAATGGCAGCGTTTGCGTCAGACATGAGTTAGTTTCATTTTGTACAACAGGAGGACGtagagacgtgtcgtccatctttatttactgtcCATGGTCAGGGCGTTAATCGGGTTTGGACCTGGACTTGTTAGGACCAAACATGACACGAGGACTTGACTCGGTGTTACCTGTCGTAtctcctcccctgctcctctgtACGCCTGCAGGTCCTCCAGGATGACCCGGGCCTCCATCAGAACCTTGTTCACCTTCTCCCATACTGCCGTTTCCGACTGTGAGGGCTGAGCGtctgaaagagtgtgtgtgtgtgtaggttcaGGTTAGAGCTGGGCATGAGGTTTGATGGTTAGGGTCGGGGTCAGCTCGttagggaatgtattatgtcaatgagtgtcctcactaagatagaagcacaaacatgtgtgtgtgtgtgtgtgtgtgtcttactcTCAAAGTCCAGGAAGAAGTTTCCACCGTTGTTGTCGATGTCTCTGGTCAACACTTTGATCAGGTTCCCCATGCTGtcaacacagaggaggacacGTGAGTGAAGCCACACGGAGGGTGAGGGTGTGTTTGTCTCGAGGGTCAGGTCCGGTAGAAACCAGTCCCTGCTCCCACTAACTGTCTCCAACCATccagtcagaggtcagaggtcagaggtcaccctGGTCGGAGCCACCTCTCACCTGGACTTGGACGGTTGTAGAGCAGCAGCGAGTCGTCAGCTTCAGGATCAGACTCTGACCCGTCACACACGTTCTAGAGCGACAGCAGAGCGACTGTTTCAAAGCTCCTTCCATGTGATTGGTCCAGAGACAGAACTTTGTGTTAAAGAGTCGGATCCTTGTTGCTTCGTTCTGTTCACCCTGACCTGCGTGTCACTGTTTCTGTCCTGAACCTCATACGCGTCCTTCAATGAAACATCGTAGAGCTAAAGTCTTGAGGAGCTGCCTCCATCTGTTctactctgtgtttctgtgaccTCAGTACAGAGCTGGACTCTCGTGGACTGACTGCAAAGACTTTCAATCATTTTCACCCAAGAACATCAGACAATCAGAAGTCTGAGAGTTTTCCAGCTGCACTTCTCCAGGTTTGACTTTTTCAAATCCTTCCTCAGGTCCAATCAGACTCCTTCAGGATTGTGTCTTTTGAAAACAGATCTGATCTCTAACGTCTCTTCACCATAATGACACTTTAACCACCAACAGTATTGTGCACGCAAGCATCTCTGCTTAAAAACATACAACTGCACATCACAGCTTCacgtg is a window encoding:
- the LOC133968690 gene encoding CYFIP-related Rac1 interactor B-like, which codes for MGNLIKVLTRDIDNNGGNFFLDFENAQPSQSETAVWEKVNKVLMEARVILEDLQAYRGAGEEIRQAIQSPGVERVQEKAWSAVVPLVAKLKSFYEFSHKLESSLQCLLDVLTSSGSTPTQHLEQKQALARQFAHIMHFTLRFDELKMTNPAIQNDFSYYRRTISRMRINNLSGDASNEVNNELANRMSLFYACATPMLKTLSDATSKFVSDNPDVPLENTTDCLSTMASVCKVMLETPEYRSRFTSEETVLFCLRVMVGVIILYDHVHPAGAFVKTANIDMKGSIRVLKEQPPSSVEGLLNALRYTTKHLNDETTSKQIRNMLQPN